The Actinocatenispora sera genome has a window encoding:
- a CDS encoding GNAT family N-acetyltransferase, producing the protein MFERTLRDGASLRPLEPWHAEEFAAHLDRAREHIRPWVGPGFVTDDLDGARGTLRGYAERQAADGARLFGIWLDATLVGGVMFTAFDAALGCCEIGCWLEPGAEGRGLVTPACAVLLDWALGTRGLHRAEWRCRADNERSAAVARRLGMTLEGVRREFWPYAGTRYDKQVWAILAPDWTARAVQPPRGDARRPSRSVAPTATEPFEYQRRVC; encoded by the coding sequence ATGTTCGAGCGCACGCTGCGAGACGGCGCCAGCCTCCGGCCGCTGGAGCCGTGGCATGCCGAGGAGTTCGCCGCCCACCTGGACCGGGCCCGGGAACACATCCGACCGTGGGTCGGCCCCGGGTTCGTCACCGACGACCTCGACGGCGCCCGCGGCACGCTGCGCGGCTACGCCGAGCGGCAGGCCGCCGACGGCGCCCGCCTGTTCGGCATCTGGCTCGACGCCACCCTCGTCGGTGGCGTGATGTTCACCGCGTTCGACGCCGCTCTGGGCTGCTGCGAGATCGGCTGCTGGCTGGAGCCGGGTGCCGAGGGGCGCGGCCTGGTCACCCCCGCCTGCGCCGTGCTGCTCGACTGGGCGCTGGGCACCCGGGGGCTGCACCGCGCCGAGTGGCGCTGCCGTGCCGACAACGAGCGCAGCGCCGCGGTCGCCCGTCGCCTCGGCATGACGCTGGAGGGGGTGCGCCGGGAGTTCTGGCCCTACGCGGGCACCCGGTACGACAAGCAGGTCTGGGCGATCCTCGCGCCGGACTGGACCGCGCGCGCGGTACAGCCGCCGCGGGGAGATGCCCGGCGGCCCAGCCGGTCGGTGGCTCCGACCGCGACCGAGCCGTTCGAGTACCAGAGGAGGGTGTGCTGA
- a CDS encoding aminopeptidase P family protein — protein sequence MAEAGENTANEHDDVADPYGPRRDRALAAALDAGFAGLIATPGPDLAYLTGYTPTTASERFTALLLTPDIEPTLVVPTLERPDAERVGAAPRYRGWRDETDPYQIVAALLGRAGRYAVSDAAWALHLLALQATIPGAGYTAMTDALPMLRAVKDAAERSRLAAAGAAADAVYERIVETAFAGSRERDVAAALDALLREHGHEQVDFTIVASGPHSANPHHHSGDRIIEAGDTVVLDFGGLRDGYGSDTTRTVHVGEPAAQVREVHELVRTAQQAAFEAVAPGVSCQDVDAVARDIITAAGHGEHFIHRTGHGIGLTTHEPPYIVAGEKQALTPGMCFSLEPGVYLPGRFGVRIEDIVAVTDTGAVRLNNTAHRLQLVG from the coding sequence ATGGCCGAGGCAGGCGAGAACACGGCGAACGAACACGACGACGTGGCGGATCCCTACGGGCCGCGCCGGGACCGGGCCCTGGCCGCGGCGCTCGACGCCGGCTTCGCCGGCCTGATCGCGACGCCCGGGCCGGACCTCGCGTACCTGACCGGCTACACGCCGACGACGGCCAGCGAGCGGTTCACCGCACTGCTGCTGACCCCGGACATCGAACCGACCCTGGTGGTACCCACGCTGGAGCGCCCCGATGCCGAACGCGTCGGCGCCGCACCCCGCTACCGGGGCTGGCGTGACGAGACCGACCCGTACCAGATCGTCGCGGCGCTGCTCGGCCGGGCCGGCCGCTACGCCGTTTCCGACGCCGCCTGGGCGCTGCACCTGCTGGCGCTGCAGGCCACGATCCCGGGAGCCGGCTACACCGCGATGACCGACGCGCTGCCGATGCTGCGGGCGGTCAAGGACGCCGCGGAACGCTCGCGCCTGGCGGCCGCCGGGGCCGCCGCCGACGCCGTCTACGAACGGATCGTCGAGACCGCGTTCGCCGGCAGCCGGGAGCGCGACGTGGCCGCCGCCCTCGACGCGTTGCTGCGCGAGCACGGGCACGAACAGGTCGACTTCACCATCGTCGCGTCCGGCCCGCACTCGGCGAATCCGCACCACCACTCCGGCGACCGGATCATCGAGGCCGGCGACACCGTGGTGCTGGACTTCGGCGGCCTGCGCGACGGGTACGGCTCCGACACCACCCGCACGGTGCACGTCGGCGAACCCGCAGCGCAGGTCCGCGAGGTACACGAACTGGTCCGGACCGCCCAGCAGGCGGCCTTCGAGGCCGTCGCCCCGGGCGTCTCGTGCCAGGACGTCGACGCGGTCGCACGCGACATCATCACCGCGGCCGGCCACGGCGAACACTTCATCCACCGGACCGGCCACGGGATCGGTTTGACCACGCACGAACCGCCGTACATCGTCGCGGGGGAGAAGCAGGCGCTGACGCCCGGGATGTGCTTCTCGCTCGAACCCGGCGTCTACCTGCCGGGACGGTTCGGCGTCCGGATCGAGGACATCGTCGCCGTGACCGACACCGGCGCCGTGCGACTCAACAACACCGCGCACCGCCTCCAGCTCGTCGGGTGA
- a CDS encoding PHP domain-containing protein, whose translation MALPADGHVHSEWSWDAPLGSMERSCAQAVEYGLPAIAFTEHLDHTTWPVAVDGPYVQDHLTALAGPDGLLTPPPFDPAGYLAAIETCRERFPGLRILSGLELGEPHWYTAECAAILRAGRFDRVLGSLHCLPDGAGYAEPWGIYPRRPAADVVRAYLAEIVRLVAGSDEFAVLAHVDYPIRSWPSGRFDPRAFEDEFRTALRATAGSGRALEINTRLPLDPTILTWWYQEGGDAVSFGSDAHLPTAVAHGFRQAAAMAEAHGFRPGDDPYDLWPRSD comes from the coding sequence GTGGCGCTTCCGGCCGACGGCCATGTGCACAGCGAGTGGTCCTGGGACGCGCCGCTGGGTTCGATGGAGCGCTCCTGCGCGCAGGCGGTGGAGTACGGGCTGCCCGCGATCGCGTTCACTGAACACCTGGACCACACCACGTGGCCGGTCGCCGTCGACGGTCCATACGTCCAGGACCACCTCACCGCGCTGGCGGGGCCGGACGGGCTACTGACGCCGCCGCCGTTCGATCCGGCGGGGTACCTCGCGGCGATCGAGACCTGCCGCGAACGCTTCCCGGGGCTGCGCATCCTCAGCGGCCTGGAGCTGGGCGAGCCGCACTGGTACACCGCGGAGTGTGCGGCGATCCTGCGCGCCGGCCGGTTCGACCGGGTGCTCGGTTCCCTGCACTGCCTGCCGGACGGCGCCGGCTACGCCGAACCGTGGGGCATCTACCCGCGTCGGCCGGCGGCCGATGTCGTCCGGGCGTACCTGGCCGAGATCGTCCGGCTGGTGGCCGGCAGCGACGAGTTCGCGGTGCTGGCGCACGTCGACTACCCGATCCGGTCCTGGCCGTCCGGCCGGTTCGATCCGCGCGCCTTTGAGGACGAGTTCCGCACCGCGCTGCGGGCCACCGCCGGGTCCGGCCGGGCGCTGGAGATCAACACCCGGCTGCCGCTGGACCCGACGATTCTGACCTGGTGGTACCAGGAGGGCGGCGACGCGGTGAGCTTCGGCAGCGACGCGCATCTGCCCACCGCCGTCGCGCACGGGTTCCGGCAGGCGGCCGCGATGGCCGAGGCGCACGGCTTCCGCCCGGGCGACGACCCGTACGATCTCTGGCCCCGGTCCGACTGA
- a CDS encoding GNAT family N-acetyltransferase: protein MDYASMPMRLTTHRFAGYCGLVAGHASADEPEIAYELLRADHGNGYATEAARATVDAAAGTGRRQLWATVRSWNEQSFRVLDKIGFTRTERISTDDFGATIWCTIGLRTS, encoded by the coding sequence GTGGATTATGCGTCGATGCCGATGCGGCTGACGACCCACCGGTTCGCCGGCTACTGCGGGCTGGTCGCGGGGCACGCCAGCGCGGACGAGCCGGAGATCGCCTACGAACTGCTGCGCGCCGACCACGGCAACGGGTACGCGACCGAAGCCGCCCGCGCCACGGTCGACGCCGCGGCCGGCACCGGACGCCGCCAGCTCTGGGCGACGGTACGGTCCTGGAACGAGCAGTCGTTCCGGGTGCTGGACAAGATCGGCTTCACCCGCACCGAGCGGATCAGCACCGACGACTTCGGTGCGACGATCTGGTGCACCATCGGGCTTCGGACCAGCTGA
- a CDS encoding helix-turn-helix domain-containing protein: MPGGRLTQQERQQIALGLGDGLAYAEIARRLDRPTSTITREVLRNGGPTGYRADLAHRATERRAHRRRPAAPRGTQPADGADTDATQEYRENFTTLLMQQGLPKMTARVLTCLFTSDTGSMTAAELARYLQISPASVSKAVAFLEGQGLVGRERDEHRRERYVVDNDVWYRSMIASARGHARFAEAARQGVEVFDGPAAIRLQNIARFMDFIGESITRAANQAREVLSTEAREVLSTEAREVLNTEAPDHHD, from the coding sequence GTGCCCGGAGGCAGGCTCACCCAGCAGGAACGCCAACAGATCGCGCTGGGCCTCGGTGACGGCCTCGCCTACGCCGAGATCGCCCGCCGGCTCGACCGGCCCACCTCGACGATCACCCGCGAGGTCCTGCGCAACGGCGGGCCCACCGGCTACCGGGCCGATCTCGCCCACCGCGCGACGGAACGCCGCGCGCACCGGCGCCGCCCGGCCGCCCCCCGCGGTACCCAGCCGGCCGACGGAGCCGACACCGACGCGACCCAGGAGTACCGGGAGAACTTCACCACGCTGCTGATGCAGCAGGGCCTGCCGAAGATGACCGCGCGGGTGTTGACCTGCCTGTTCACCAGCGACACGGGCAGCATGACCGCCGCCGAGCTGGCCCGGTACCTGCAGATCAGCCCGGCGTCGGTGTCCAAGGCGGTGGCGTTCCTGGAAGGCCAGGGGCTGGTCGGCCGGGAACGCGACGAGCACCGCCGGGAACGCTACGTGGTCGACAACGACGTCTGGTACCGGTCGATGATCGCCAGCGCCCGCGGGCATGCCCGGTTCGCCGAGGCCGCCCGGCAGGGCGTCGAGGTGTTCGACGGCCCGGCGGCGATCCGGCTGCAGAACATCGCCCGGTTCATGGACTTCATCGGCGAGAGCATCACGCGCGCGGCCAACCAGGCCCGCGAGGTGCTCAGCACCGAGGCCCGCGAGGTGCTCAGCACCGAGGCCCGCGAGGTGCTCAACACCGAGGCCCCCGACCACCACGACTGA
- a CDS encoding DUF4097 family beta strand repeat-containing protein, protein MQTFATTAPITTVLDVPAGRIQFIAADRADATVEIRPADAGRKRDRALAEETTIDYTEGILRIQAPTRNQYLGPSGAIEVTVQLPTGSRVEAKTASAEFRGVGRLGDISYDSKHGPIRIDEAASAQLTTLAGDVTVGRLTGAARISTSKGDIRIDEATRGTLTLRTEAGDVSVGAAAGVSAEFRGGTRYGRIHEALRNDGDIALTIHATTSYGNITARSR, encoded by the coding sequence ATGCAGACGTTCGCCACCACCGCCCCGATCACCACCGTGCTGGACGTCCCGGCCGGACGGATCCAGTTCATCGCCGCTGACCGTGCCGACGCCACCGTCGAGATCCGGCCCGCCGACGCCGGCCGCAAGCGCGACCGCGCGCTCGCCGAGGAGACCACGATCGACTACACCGAGGGCATCCTGCGCATCCAGGCGCCGACCAGGAACCAGTACCTCGGCCCCTCCGGCGCCATCGAGGTCACCGTGCAGCTGCCCACCGGTTCCCGGGTCGAGGCGAAGACCGCCAGCGCCGAGTTTCGCGGCGTGGGCCGGCTCGGCGACATCAGCTACGACAGCAAGCACGGCCCGATCAGGATCGACGAAGCGGCCAGCGCGCAGCTGACCACCCTCGCCGGCGACGTGACCGTCGGCCGCCTCACCGGTGCCGCCCGGATCAGTACCAGTAAGGGCGACATCCGCATCGACGAGGCGACGCGCGGCACGCTGACGCTGCGCACCGAAGCCGGCGACGTGTCCGTGGGTGCCGCGGCGGGCGTGTCCGCTGAGTTCCGGGGCGGCACCCGCTACGGCCGGATCCACGAGGCGCTGCGCAACGACGGCGACATCGCGCTGACCATCCACGCGACCACCTCGTACGGCAACATCACCGCCCGCAGCCGCTGA
- a CDS encoding S9 family peptidase yields the protein MSTDANYQAAEKLLRRPVSPGELVVGNQIRPQWIEGTGRFWYKVATGTGTRFVLVDPAAGTREPLFDHARLAAALAAAAGQPVDAEALPFTTIVLRADAVELLAFGGYWRCGLDDYRCEPAEFTPPANPLDVPSPDGSVAVSQRGPNLWAVAGDREWPLTTDGEPQYQYGTSPESLGNGTLLRKFGIPYLPPAVAWSPDSTKVLTHRTDERDVRQTALIESRPADGGAPALHTQRYAYAGDDAAPRAELVVLDVAAGTVVRAQADPLFAPTVSPVMGKSAWWSDDGSAVWYLSQTRDRHTLSLHRLDPATGEVGTVLTETGDTRVEPNQWMYEPPIVRVLADEVLWYSQRDGWGHLYRYDAHTGALLNQVTRGQWAVRQILHVDEAARVVYFTAAGLVEADPYRRSVCRVGLDGSGFALVTDDEYDHVVTMPADHAWFVDSASTVDTAPVTTVRDWTGRVLVELERADTGKLAALGWTPPERFRVKAADGVTDIYGVLYRPHGFDPAARYPVVDTIYPGPQVNRVDPCFDQGGMGLDAEPLAALGFAVLAVDGRGTPGRDKAFHDASYGRLGDAGSIDDHVAALRQLAETRPWLDLDRVGMLGHSGGGYATVRAMLDHPEVYRVGAALSGPHEPRFFSLDFVEAYDGAGNPDAWARSSNVDIVDRLVGKLLLVHGEMDDRVHPDHTMRLADRLVAAGKDFEMLIVPGAEHMFIDCLAYVRTRCWDFLVRELMGAQPPTYRPAPIVLDPDLLSDLFA from the coding sequence ATGAGCACCGACGCGAACTACCAGGCCGCCGAGAAGCTGCTGCGCCGGCCGGTGAGCCCCGGCGAACTGGTCGTCGGCAACCAGATCCGTCCACAATGGATCGAGGGCACCGGACGTTTCTGGTACAAGGTGGCCACCGGTACCGGGACCCGGTTCGTTCTGGTCGATCCGGCGGCCGGCACCCGCGAGCCGCTGTTCGACCACGCCCGGCTCGCCGCCGCCCTGGCCGCGGCCGCCGGCCAGCCGGTCGACGCCGAAGCGCTGCCGTTCACCACGATCGTGCTGCGCGCCGACGCCGTCGAGCTCCTCGCCTTCGGCGGCTACTGGCGCTGCGGGCTCGACGACTACCGTTGCGAGCCCGCCGAGTTCACCCCGCCGGCCAACCCGCTGGACGTACCGTCCCCGGACGGCAGCGTCGCGGTGTCGCAGCGCGGGCCGAACCTGTGGGCGGTGGCCGGCGACCGCGAGTGGCCGCTGACCACCGACGGCGAACCGCAATACCAGTACGGCACCAGCCCGGAGAGCCTGGGCAACGGCACCCTGCTGCGCAAGTTCGGCATCCCGTACCTGCCGCCGGCCGTCGCCTGGTCGCCCGACTCGACGAAGGTCCTCACCCACCGCACCGACGAGCGTGACGTGCGGCAGACCGCGCTGATCGAGTCGCGGCCCGCCGACGGCGGCGCGCCGGCACTGCACACCCAGCGGTACGCCTATGCCGGCGACGACGCCGCTCCGCGCGCCGAACTGGTGGTCCTCGACGTCGCCGCCGGCACCGTGGTCCGCGCCCAGGCCGACCCGCTGTTCGCCCCGACGGTCTCGCCGGTGATGGGAAAGTCTGCCTGGTGGTCCGACGACGGATCCGCGGTCTGGTACCTGAGCCAGACCCGCGACCGGCACACCCTGTCGCTGCACCGGCTCGACCCGGCCACCGGCGAGGTCGGCACCGTGCTCACCGAAACCGGCGACACCCGGGTCGAGCCCAACCAGTGGATGTACGAGCCGCCCATCGTGCGGGTGCTCGCCGACGAGGTCCTCTGGTACTCCCAGCGCGACGGCTGGGGCCACCTGTACCGCTACGACGCGCACACCGGTGCGCTGCTCAACCAGGTCACCCGCGGGCAGTGGGCGGTCCGGCAGATCCTGCACGTCGACGAGGCCGCGCGGGTGGTGTACTTCACCGCGGCCGGCCTGGTCGAGGCCGACCCGTACCGGCGCAGCGTGTGCCGGGTCGGCCTGGACGGCTCCGGTTTCGCGCTGGTCACCGACGACGAGTACGACCACGTCGTCACGATGCCGGCCGACCACGCCTGGTTCGTCGACTCCGCATCCACAGTGGACACCGCCCCGGTGACGACCGTACGGGACTGGACCGGCCGGGTCCTGGTCGAGTTGGAACGCGCCGACACCGGCAAGCTCGCGGCGCTGGGCTGGACGCCGCCGGAGCGGTTCCGCGTCAAGGCCGCCGACGGGGTCACCGACATCTACGGCGTGCTGTACCGCCCGCACGGCTTCGATCCGGCCGCCCGGTACCCGGTGGTCGACACCATCTACCCGGGACCGCAGGTCAACCGGGTCGATCCGTGCTTCGACCAGGGTGGGATGGGCCTGGACGCCGAACCGCTCGCCGCGCTCGGCTTCGCCGTGCTCGCGGTCGACGGGCGCGGCACCCCGGGACGTGACAAGGCGTTCCACGACGCCTCGTACGGCCGGCTGGGCGACGCCGGGTCGATCGACGACCACGTCGCCGCGTTGCGCCAGCTCGCCGAGACCAGGCCGTGGCTGGACCTGGACCGGGTCGGCATGCTCGGCCACTCCGGCGGCGGGTACGCCACCGTCCGGGCGATGCTGGACCACCCGGAGGTCTACCGGGTCGGTGCGGCGCTGTCCGGACCGCACGAGCCCCGGTTCTTCAGCCTCGACTTCGTGGAGGCCTACGACGGCGCCGGCAACCCCGACGCCTGGGCCCGCTCGTCCAATGTGGACATTGTGGATCGGTTGGTGGGCAAGCTGCTGCTGGTGCACGGCGAGATGGACGACCGGGTCCATCCGGACCACACGATGCGGCTGGCCGACCGGCTGGTCGCCGCCGGCAAGGACTTCGAGATGCTCATCGTGCCGGGCGCCGAGCACATGTTCATCGACTGCCTCGCCTACGTGCGCACCCGCTGCTGGGACTTCCTGGTCCGCGAACTGATGGGCGCCCAGCCGCCGACCTACCGCCCCGCCCCGATCGTCCTGGACCCCGACCTGCTCAGCGACCTGTTCGCCTGA
- a CDS encoding winged helix-turn-helix transcriptional regulator translates to MDFEGELRDRTRWRIGGLCSMTRVLEVLSTRTAFQVLRELFFGTVRFDDFVDRTESSAPAVSRALKQFEAAGIVVRSPYREQGKRTRDQYRLTEAGEELLPVFLSLVQWGDRHLQDAGAPIRFVDASTGRPVDVRVCAGEQPATTPPTDIEIRRGATP, encoded by the coding sequence ATGGATTTCGAGGGCGAGCTTCGTGACCGCACCCGGTGGCGCATCGGTGGCCTCTGCTCGATGACGCGGGTGCTGGAGGTGCTCAGCACCCGGACCGCCTTCCAGGTGCTGCGCGAGCTGTTCTTCGGCACCGTGCGCTTCGACGACTTCGTCGACCGCACCGAGAGTTCGGCCCCGGCGGTGTCCCGGGCGCTCAAGCAGTTCGAAGCAGCCGGAATCGTGGTTCGCTCCCCCTACCGCGAGCAGGGCAAACGCACCCGCGACCAGTACCGGTTGACCGAGGCCGGGGAGGAGCTGCTGCCGGTGTTCCTGTCGCTGGTGCAGTGGGGCGACCGGCACCTGCAGGATGCCGGCGCGCCGATCAGGTTCGTCGACGCCAGTACCGGCCGGCCCGTCGACGTGCGTGTCTGTGCCGGCGAGCAACCCGCGACCACACCGCCGACCGACATCGAGATCCGCCGCGGCGCCACCCCCTGA
- a CDS encoding carbonic anhydrase, with protein MTVVDTLTQRNEQFSRTGFRPGLWMLPTLRSVLLGCVDPRVDPAHVLGVDTGELAVIRNVGGRATPDAIAEIALLARLTRTLLAEHAPVADLIVMQHTDCGITRLQDPPEQLADYFHVDPAALPDKHVADPRAAVDADVAALRAVPEIATAFRVSGIVYDVETGRVDLVTAQPAPTP; from the coding sequence ATGACCGTCGTCGACACACTCACCCAACGCAACGAGCAGTTCTCCCGTACCGGCTTCAGGCCCGGACTGTGGATGCTGCCCACCCTGCGCTCCGTGCTGCTGGGCTGCGTCGACCCGCGGGTCGACCCCGCGCACGTGCTCGGCGTCGACACCGGAGAGCTCGCCGTCATCCGCAACGTCGGCGGCCGCGCCACCCCCGACGCGATCGCCGAGATCGCGCTGCTCGCCCGGCTGACCCGTACCCTGCTCGCCGAGCATGCCCCGGTCGCCGACCTGATCGTCATGCAGCACACCGACTGCGGCATCACCCGCCTGCAGGATCCGCCCGAGCAGCTCGCCGACTACTTCCACGTCGACCCGGCGGCACTGCCGGACAAGCACGTCGCCGACCCGCGCGCCGCGGTCGACGCCGACGTCGCGGCGTTGCGAGCGGTACCGGAGATCGCCACCGCCTTCCGCGTCAGCGGCATCGTCTACGACGTCGAAACCGGGCGTGTCGACCTCGTCACCGCCCAGCCGGCGCCGACGCCCTGA